In Bradyrhizobium sp. 1(2017), one DNA window encodes the following:
- a CDS encoding replication-associated recombination protein A, with the protein MSPKRPQETPTLFAAAGLDHEAPHPLPDRLRPRALSEVVGQDHILGPDGALTRMLETRTLGSLVFWGPPGTGKTTAARLLADATDLHFEQISAVFSGVADLKKAFDAARARREMGKGTLLFVDEVHRFNRAQQDSFLPVMEDGTVVMVGATTENPSFELNAALLSRARVLVFRSLDAAAIEKLFVHAEAVEGKKLPLDAEARAVLVRMADGDGRASLTLAEEVWRSARADEIFNAAQLQEILQRRAPIYDKSADGHYNLISALHKSVRGSDPDAALYYLARMLDAGEDPLFLARRVVRMAVEDIGLADPQALVIANAAKDAFDFLGHPEGELAIAQAVVYLATAPKSNAVYTAFGTAMQVAKQAGSLLPPKHILNSPTKLMKSEGYGSGYAYDHDAPDAFSGQDYFPEALGRQTFYDPPERGFEREIRKRLEYWAKLRKERGGAG; encoded by the coding sequence ATGAGCCCGAAGCGACCACAGGAGACGCCGACACTCTTCGCCGCGGCGGGGCTCGACCACGAGGCCCCACATCCGCTGCCGGACCGGCTGCGCCCGCGCGCGCTGTCGGAAGTGGTCGGTCAGGATCACATCCTCGGCCCGGACGGTGCGCTGACGCGCATGCTGGAAACGCGCACGCTGGGGTCGCTGGTATTCTGGGGCCCGCCGGGCACCGGCAAGACCACGGCGGCACGGTTGCTGGCGGATGCGACCGATCTGCATTTCGAGCAGATCTCCGCGGTGTTCTCCGGCGTCGCCGACCTGAAGAAGGCCTTCGATGCCGCGCGCGCCCGCCGCGAGATGGGCAAGGGCACGCTGCTCTTCGTCGACGAGGTGCATCGCTTCAACCGCGCCCAGCAGGATTCGTTTCTGCCCGTGATGGAGGACGGCACCGTCGTCATGGTTGGCGCCACCACCGAGAACCCGTCCTTCGAGCTCAACGCGGCGCTCCTGTCCCGCGCGCGCGTGCTGGTGTTTCGCTCGCTCGATGCCGCCGCGATCGAGAAGCTGTTCGTGCATGCAGAAGCCGTCGAGGGCAAGAAGCTGCCGCTCGACGCGGAAGCGCGCGCGGTGCTGGTGCGCATGGCCGACGGCGACGGCCGCGCCTCGCTGACGCTCGCCGAAGAGGTTTGGCGTTCTGCGCGGGCGGACGAGATCTTCAATGCCGCGCAGTTGCAGGAGATCCTGCAGCGCCGCGCGCCGATCTACGACAAATCCGCCGACGGCCATTACAATCTGATCTCGGCGCTGCATAAATCGGTGCGTGGCTCCGATCCGGATGCTGCGCTGTATTATCTCGCGCGCATGCTGGACGCCGGCGAGGATCCGCTGTTCCTGGCGCGCCGCGTCGTGCGCATGGCGGTCGAGGACATCGGGCTTGCCGATCCGCAGGCGCTCGTCATCGCCAATGCCGCCAAGGATGCCTTCGACTTCCTCGGCCATCCCGAGGGCGAGCTCGCCATCGCCCAAGCCGTGGTCTATCTCGCCACCGCGCCGAAATCGAACGCGGTCTACACCGCCTTCGGTACCGCGATGCAGGTGGCAAAACAGGCCGGCTCCTTGCTGCCGCCAAAACACATCCTCAATTCCCCGACCAAGCTGATGAAGTCGGAAGGCTACGGCTCCGGCTACGCATACGACCACGATGCGCCGGACGCCTTCTCCGGCCAGGACTACTTCCCGGAAGCGCTGGGCCGCCAGACCTTCTACGACCCGCCGGAGAGGGGGTTCGAGCGCGAGATCCGGAAGCGATTGGAGTATTGGGCCAAGCTGCGGAAGGAGCGGGGCGGGGCGGGCTAG
- a CDS encoding DegQ family serine endoprotease has translation MFRSIRAAVITALCIVSSGHFSPSVAQDRRVPASAAELRLSYAPIVQRVQPAVVNVYAAKVVQNRNPLLDDPIFRRFFGVPGQQPEQMQRSLGSGVIVDASGLVVTNVHVIEGADQVKVSLSDKREFEAEILLKDSRTDLAVLRLKDTKEKFPTLDFTNSDELLVGDVVLAIGNPFGVGQTVTHGIISALARTQVGITDYQFFIQTDAAINPGNSGGALVDMAGRLAGINTAIYSRSGGSQGIGFAIPANMVRVVVASAKSGGKAVKRPWLGAKLQAVTPEIAESLGLRSPTGALVASVVSNGPAAKAGLKSSDLITGIDGQTVDDPNAFDYRFATRPLGGTAQIDVQRAGKPVKLTVVLETAPDTGRNELVVTARSPFQGAKVSTITPAVADELRLDADTEGVVITDVGGDSAAANVGFQKGDIILAVNNQKIGKTGDLEKAAGERPRIWRITLVRGGQQINVTLGG, from the coding sequence ATGTTTCGATCGATCCGTGCTGCCGTCATCACGGCCCTGTGCATAGTGTCTTCAGGACACTTCAGCCCGTCCGTCGCGCAGGACCGCCGCGTCCCGGCGTCGGCGGCCGAGCTGCGGCTGTCCTATGCGCCGATCGTGCAGCGGGTGCAGCCGGCGGTCGTCAACGTCTATGCCGCCAAGGTGGTGCAGAACCGCAATCCGCTGCTGGACGACCCGATCTTCCGCCGCTTCTTCGGCGTGCCGGGCCAGCAGCCGGAGCAGATGCAGCGCTCGCTCGGCTCCGGCGTCATCGTCGATGCCTCCGGCCTCGTCGTCACCAACGTGCATGTCATCGAGGGCGCGGACCAGGTGAAGGTGTCGCTGTCGGATAAGCGCGAGTTCGAAGCCGAGATCCTGCTGAAGGATTCCCGCACCGATCTCGCCGTGCTCCGCCTGAAGGACACCAAGGAGAAATTCCCGACCCTCGATTTCACCAACTCCGACGAACTCTTGGTCGGCGACGTCGTGCTCGCGATCGGCAATCCCTTCGGCGTCGGCCAGACCGTGACCCACGGCATCATCTCGGCGCTCGCGCGCACGCAGGTCGGCATCACCGACTACCAGTTCTTCATTCAGACCGACGCGGCGATCAATCCCGGCAATTCCGGCGGCGCCCTGGTCGACATGGCCGGCAGGCTCGCCGGCATCAACACCGCGATCTATTCGCGCTCCGGCGGCTCGCAAGGCATCGGCTTTGCGATTCCCGCCAATATGGTGCGCGTCGTCGTTGCCTCCGCCAAGAGCGGCGGCAAGGCCGTGAAGCGGCCGTGGCTCGGAGCGAAATTGCAGGCGGTGACGCCCGAGATCGCCGAGAGCCTCGGCCTGCGATCGCCGACCGGTGCGCTGGTCGCAAGCGTGGTGTCGAACGGCCCGGCGGCGAAGGCCGGCCTGAAATCCTCCGACCTCATCACCGGAATCGACGGCCAGACCGTCGACGATCCCAACGCCTTCGACTACCGCTTCGCGACGCGGCCGCTCGGCGGCACCGCGCAGATCGACGTGCAGCGCGCCGGCAAGCCGGTCAAGCTGACGGTGGTGCTGGAGACCGCGCCCGACACCGGCCGCAACGAGCTCGTCGTCACTGCGCGCTCGCCGTTCCAGGGTGCGAAGGTCTCGACCATCACGCCGGCGGTCGCCGACGAGCTGCGTCTGGACGCCGACACCGAAGGCGTCGTGATCACCGATGTCGGCGGCGATAGCGCGGCCGCGAATGTCGGCTTCCAGAAGGGCGACATCATCCTCGCCGTCAACAACCAGAAGATCGGCAAGACCGGCGACCTCGAGAAGGCCGCAGGCGAACGGCCGCGGATCTGGCGCATCACGCTGGTGCGCGGCGGCCAGCAGATCAACGTCACGCTGGGCGGATGA
- a CDS encoding OprO/OprP family phosphate-selective porin yields the protein MSRTRLAATAIGLAGALAASQAQAQSASSSEQEIALLKQQLKLLEQKLDKLQSQTAANTAATAKAKAEAKAEAKAEARSEAKAVVANANAAIPVKGPAPASGVVVTMPNNRPTICTADQANCVAITSRLHWDVGGYDYRPNTAATVPQKLDSGQNVRRARIGVTGKFFHDWNFALVYDFGGSSDGFGGAAPGSLPGGGVSGVENAYISYTGLKPFGGRMAVEAGIMDLPYTLDEATSSNDILFMERASPGVVATNIAAGDFRSAAGARWFNDQLWIGGYVTGPSSGAIHSASSAAPPGTSEQYGAVARVAGNPISTKDYTVHIGANAQWLIQPPRNLIANTQTVTLSDRPELRLDPTTLISTGAIANVSGAQVYSVEAAATYGPLIVQGEYFWYNVDRTANTSVPLVGAPSLKFQGGYAQAGYVLTGEGRSYNAANAAYSGVKPAHPFSLDGGGWGAWEIAGRFSTIDLNDQLATANGVAGGRQTVYTLALNWYVNGNVRFMLDYLHGTVSRQASPISTANVGSKFDAVAMRTQFAF from the coding sequence GTGAGCAGAACAAGACTTGCAGCCACGGCGATTGGTCTCGCCGGTGCGCTGGCGGCCTCGCAGGCCCAGGCCCAATCGGCAAGCAGCAGCGAGCAGGAGATCGCGCTGCTGAAGCAGCAGCTGAAGCTGCTCGAACAGAAGCTCGACAAGCTCCAGAGCCAGACCGCGGCGAATACGGCGGCCACGGCGAAAGCCAAGGCCGAAGCAAAGGCTGAGGCCAAGGCCGAGGCGCGCTCGGAGGCAAAGGCGGTGGTTGCCAACGCCAATGCGGCGATCCCCGTCAAGGGACCGGCGCCGGCCTCCGGCGTCGTCGTGACGATGCCGAACAACCGGCCGACCATCTGCACCGCAGACCAGGCCAACTGCGTCGCGATCACCAGCCGCCTGCATTGGGATGTCGGCGGCTACGACTATCGTCCCAACACCGCGGCGACGGTGCCGCAGAAGCTCGACAGCGGCCAGAACGTCCGCCGCGCGCGAATCGGCGTCACCGGCAAGTTCTTCCACGACTGGAACTTCGCGCTGGTCTACGATTTCGGCGGCTCGTCCGACGGATTTGGCGGCGCCGCACCGGGATCGCTTCCGGGTGGCGGCGTCTCCGGCGTCGAGAACGCCTATATCAGCTATACCGGCCTGAAGCCGTTCGGCGGGCGGATGGCAGTCGAAGCAGGCATCATGGACCTGCCCTACACCCTGGACGAGGCCACAAGCTCCAACGATATCCTGTTCATGGAGCGCGCCTCCCCCGGCGTGGTCGCGACCAACATCGCCGCCGGCGACTTCCGCTCCGCAGCCGGTGCGCGCTGGTTCAACGACCAGCTCTGGATCGGCGGCTATGTCACGGGACCATCGAGCGGTGCGATCCACTCCGCCTCGAGCGCAGCGCCTCCGGGCACCAGCGAACAATATGGCGCCGTGGCACGCGTGGCCGGCAATCCGATCAGCACCAAGGACTACACGGTGCATATCGGCGCCAATGCGCAATGGCTGATCCAGCCGCCGCGCAATCTGATCGCCAATACCCAGACGGTCACGCTCAGCGATCGTCCGGAACTGCGTCTCGACCCGACCACGCTGATCTCCACCGGCGCCATCGCCAATGTCTCGGGCGCGCAGGTCTACAGCGTCGAGGCGGCGGCGACCTACGGCCCGTTGATCGTCCAGGGCGAGTACTTCTGGTACAATGTCGATCGCACGGCCAACACCAGCGTGCCGCTGGTCGGCGCGCCGAGCCTGAAATTCCAGGGCGGCTACGCGCAGGCCGGCTATGTGTTGACGGGCGAAGGCCGATCCTACAATGCGGCAAACGCGGCCTATAGCGGCGTCAAGCCAGCGCATCCGTTCTCGCTCGACGGCGGCGGCTGGGGCGCGTGGGAAATCGCGGGGCGGTTCTCGACGATCGACCTCAACGACCAGCTCGCAACCGCCAACGGCGTCGCCGGCGGACGACAGACGGTCTACACGCTGGCGCTCAACTGGTACGTCAACGGCAATGTCCGCTTCATGCTCGACTATTTGCACGGAACGGTGTCACGGCAGGCCTCGCCGATCTCGACCGCCAACGTCGGCTCGAAGTTCGACGCCGTCGCGATGCGCACGCAGTTTGCGTTCTGA
- a CDS encoding RluA family pseudouridine synthase, giving the protein MSRRIKRTDPKPRSRDERKEARPFKARSAKKSGPRPGGKPGGKPPRLAGEHAERRAPRAEREGAALEKPVEALLPTKVQTVTVTADENNMRVDRFLEARFPGLSFSHIQRVVRKGELRVDGKRVDSKDRLEEGQSVRIPPLKLDAPKVVGELSEAAQKTLKALKEMTIWEDDDVLVLNKPAGLAVQGGSGMTRHVDQMLEVMRDSKGQKPRLVHRIDRETSGCLLIAKTRFAASHLTGAFRSRSARKVYWALVPGLPKPKQGRISTFLAKEESEDDTIMRIAQHGDEGASHAVTYYAVVETAGNKLTWVSLKPVTGRTHQLRAHMAHIGHPIIGDPKYFNIENWALPGGLQNRLHLLARRIVIPHPRGGVIDATAPLPPHMQQSWNLLGLDAARFDPIENAPEE; this is encoded by the coding sequence ATGAGCCGCCGCATCAAAAGAACCGATCCAAAGCCCCGTTCGCGCGACGAGCGCAAGGAGGCGCGCCCGTTCAAGGCCCGTAGCGCCAAGAAATCTGGACCGCGGCCCGGCGGCAAGCCGGGTGGGAAGCCACCGCGCTTGGCGGGCGAGCACGCCGAGCGGCGCGCGCCCAGGGCTGAGCGGGAAGGGGCCGCGCTCGAAAAGCCCGTCGAGGCACTGCTGCCGACCAAGGTGCAGACCGTCACGGTGACGGCCGACGAGAACAACATGCGGGTCGATCGCTTCCTCGAAGCGCGCTTTCCCGGTCTGTCGTTCTCCCACATCCAGCGCGTCGTGCGCAAAGGCGAGCTGCGTGTCGACGGCAAGCGCGTCGACAGCAAGGACCGGCTGGAAGAGGGGCAAAGCGTCCGCATTCCGCCGCTCAAGCTCGATGCGCCAAAGGTCGTCGGCGAGTTGTCGGAGGCCGCGCAGAAGACGCTCAAGGCGCTCAAGGAGATGACGATTTGGGAGGACGACGACGTCCTCGTCCTGAACAAGCCCGCCGGCCTTGCCGTGCAGGGCGGCTCGGGCATGACGCGTCACGTCGACCAGATGCTGGAGGTGATGCGCGATTCCAAGGGCCAGAAGCCGCGCCTCGTGCACCGCATCGACCGGGAAACGTCCGGCTGCCTCCTGATCGCGAAGACGCGCTTTGCCGCCTCGCATCTGACGGGCGCGTTCCGTTCGCGGTCGGCGCGCAAGGTCTATTGGGCATTGGTGCCGGGCCTGCCGAAGCCCAAGCAAGGCCGCATCTCGACCTTCCTTGCGAAGGAGGAGAGCGAGGACGACACCATCATGCGCATCGCCCAGCACGGTGACGAGGGCGCCAGCCACGCCGTGACCTACTACGCGGTGGTCGAGACCGCCGGCAACAAGCTGACCTGGGTGTCGCTGAAGCCGGTGACGGGACGCACCCACCAGTTGCGCGCCCACATGGCCCATATCGGCCATCCCATCATCGGCGATCCCAAATATTTCAACATCGAGAATTGGGCACTGCCGGGCGGCCTGCAGAACCGGTTGCATCTCCTGGCGCGCCGGATCGTCATCCCGCATCCGCGTGGCGGCGTGATCGACGCCACCGCGCCGCTGCCGCCGCACATGCAGCAATCGTGGAACCTGCTCGGTCTCGATGCGGCCAGATTCGATCCGATCGAGAACGCGCCGGAGGAATAG
- a CDS encoding SDR family NAD(P)-dependent oxidoreductase, which yields MNIDLSGKTALVTGSTAGIGHAIAKGLAASGASVVINGRGRDKVDAAVRKLEGTGAKVRGIAADVSTAEGCKALVAALPEVDILINNAGIFEPKDFFEIPDEDWSRFFEVNVMSGVRLSRAYMKGMLKRNWGRIVFISSESGLNIPVEMVHYGMTKTAQLSVARGLAQLTSGTGVTVNSVLPGPTMSEGVETFVKDLARQNGQSVDEAAANFVKQHRPSSLIQRFASVDEIANMVIYVASKEASATNGAALRAEGGIVNTIA from the coding sequence ATGAACATCGACCTGTCCGGAAAAACCGCGCTGGTGACCGGTTCTACCGCCGGCATCGGCCACGCCATCGCGAAGGGCCTCGCCGCCTCCGGCGCCAGCGTCGTGATCAATGGCCGCGGCCGGGACAAGGTCGATGCCGCCGTCCGCAAGCTGGAAGGGACGGGCGCCAAGGTCCGCGGCATCGCCGCCGACGTCTCGACGGCGGAAGGCTGCAAGGCGCTCGTGGCGGCGCTTCCCGAGGTCGACATCCTCATCAACAATGCCGGCATCTTCGAGCCGAAGGACTTTTTCGAGATTCCCGACGAGGACTGGAGCCGGTTCTTCGAGGTCAATGTGATGAGCGGCGTCCGGCTGTCGCGCGCCTACATGAAGGGAATGCTCAAGCGCAATTGGGGCCGCATCGTCTTCATCTCCTCGGAGTCCGGGCTCAACATTCCTGTCGAGATGGTCCATTACGGCATGACCAAGACGGCCCAGCTCTCGGTCGCGCGCGGCCTCGCGCAGCTGACCAGCGGCACCGGCGTGACCGTCAATTCCGTGCTGCCGGGCCCGACCATGTCGGAGGGCGTCGAGACCTTCGTGAAGGATCTCGCCAGGCAGAACGGCCAGTCGGTGGACGAGGCCGCCGCCAATTTCGTCAAGCAGCATCGCCCGAGCTCGCTGATCCAGCGTTTTGCGAGTGTCGACGAGATCGCGAACATGGTGATCTACGTCGCATCGAAGGAGGCGTCTGCCACCAACGGTGCGGCGCTACGGGCCGAGGGCGGCATCGTCAACACGATTGCCTAG
- a CDS encoding winged helix-turn-helix transcriptional regulator: MKRRDFTRRPGCSVEATLDLIDGKWKGVILYHLQSGTQRFGELRRRMPGITQRMLTKQLRALEEDKLVIRKVYAEVPPRVEYCLSELGESLKPVIDILKAWGESHQQRLSSAPPPVVAKKKRAA; the protein is encoded by the coding sequence ATGAAACGGCGAGATTTTACCCGGCGCCCGGGCTGCTCGGTCGAGGCGACGCTGGATCTGATCGACGGCAAGTGGAAGGGCGTGATCCTCTACCACCTGCAGAGCGGCACCCAGCGCTTCGGCGAATTGCGCCGCCGGATGCCCGGCATCACCCAACGCATGCTGACAAAGCAGCTTCGCGCGCTGGAGGAGGACAAGCTCGTCATCCGCAAGGTCTATGCCGAGGTGCCGCCGCGGGTGGAATATTGCCTCTCCGAGCTCGGCGAGAGCCTCAAGCCGGTGATTGATATCCTGAAGGCCTGGGGCGAGAGCCATCAGCAGCGGCTGTCCTCTGCGCCGCCGCCGGTGGTCGCAAAGAAGAAGCGCGCGGCGTGA
- a CDS encoding ATP12 family chaperone protein, protein MRELFEEAAGQPPPDPRESARASARTPLRKRFYKEARVADAEGGFAITLDGRPIRTPSGRQVVIPARALADTVAAEWAAQGETIDPLTMPLTRIANSVVEGVIDRVELVSDDLAKYFETDLLFYRAGHPEGLVAREAAHWDPVLFWAAETLGAHFILSEGVMHVKQPVEAVRTARAALPGDAWSVAALHMVTTLTGSALLALALAHGVRDAGQVWAAAHVDEDWNIDQWGVDEEAASRRANRARDFEAAVTVLAAVKPPAAKGP, encoded by the coding sequence ATGCGCGAACTATTCGAAGAAGCCGCGGGGCAGCCTCCGCCGGATCCCCGGGAATCGGCGCGCGCGTCCGCGCGCACACCGCTGCGCAAGCGCTTCTACAAGGAGGCCCGCGTCGCTGATGCCGAGGGCGGCTTCGCGATCACCCTCGACGGCAGGCCGATCCGCACGCCCTCTGGACGCCAGGTGGTGATCCCCGCGCGCGCGCTCGCCGATACGGTCGCCGCCGAATGGGCAGCGCAAGGCGAGACGATCGATCCCCTGACCATGCCCCTGACGCGGATCGCCAACAGCGTCGTCGAGGGCGTGATCGACCGCGTCGAGCTCGTCAGCGACGACCTCGCGAAATATTTCGAGACCGACCTCCTGTTCTATCGCGCCGGTCACCCCGAAGGGCTGGTTGCACGCGAGGCCGCGCATTGGGACCCCGTGCTGTTCTGGGCCGCGGAGACGCTGGGCGCGCATTTCATCCTGTCCGAGGGTGTCATGCATGTGAAGCAGCCGGTCGAGGCGGTCAGGACCGCACGCGCCGCGCTGCCCGGGGATGCCTGGTCGGTGGCGGCGCTCCATATGGTCACAACCCTGACCGGCTCGGCGCTGCTCGCGCTGGCCCTCGCCCATGGCGTGCGGGACGCCGGCCAGGTCTGGGCCGCGGCCCATGTCGACGAGGACTGGAACATCGACCAATGGGGCGTGGACGAGGAGGCAGCGAGCCGTCGTGCCAACCGCGCGCGGGATTTCGAGGCCGCCGTGACGGTTCTGGCGGCAGTAAAGCCGCCCGCGGCCAAAGGTCCTTAA
- a CDS encoding zinc-binding alcohol dehydrogenase family protein — protein MKAVGYKKSLPIEDANSLIDFETATPEPKGRDIRVAVKAISANPVDYKVRKRAAPPEGETKILGYDAAGVVDAVGPDVTLFKPGDEVFYAGSILRQGTNSEYHLVDERIVGNKPRTLSFAQAAALPLTSITAWELLFDRLGAVPGKSVDPRTLLITGGAGGVGSILIQLARRLTGLTVLATATRPESQKWCLDLGAHAVIDHGKPMKEQIETLKLPPVALVASLTFTDQHYKSIAEFMAPQGRYGLIDDPPEFTMSTFKGKAISVHWESMFTRSSFQTPDMIAQHHLLNDVADLIDKGVLRTTLDQTFGTINAANLKRAHALLESGKSRGKIVLEGW, from the coding sequence ATGAAGGCCGTCGGCTACAAGAAATCGCTTCCGATCGAGGACGCGAATTCACTGATCGATTTCGAGACCGCAACACCAGAGCCGAAGGGACGCGACATCCGCGTCGCCGTGAAGGCGATCTCGGCCAATCCCGTCGATTACAAGGTGCGCAAGCGCGCCGCCCCGCCCGAGGGCGAGACGAAGATCCTCGGCTATGACGCGGCCGGCGTGGTCGACGCCGTCGGCCCCGACGTGACGCTGTTCAAGCCGGGGGATGAAGTGTTCTACGCAGGTTCTATCCTGCGCCAGGGCACCAACTCGGAATACCATCTGGTCGACGAGCGCATCGTCGGCAACAAGCCGAGAACCCTGTCGTTCGCGCAAGCCGCCGCGCTTCCCCTCACCTCGATCACGGCCTGGGAATTGCTGTTCGACCGTCTCGGCGCAGTGCCTGGCAAGAGCGTCGATCCACGCACGCTGCTCATCACGGGTGGTGCCGGTGGCGTCGGTTCGATCCTGATCCAGCTCGCGCGTCGTCTCACCGGGCTGACCGTCCTCGCCACCGCGACACGGCCGGAGTCGCAAAAATGGTGCCTCGATCTCGGCGCGCATGCGGTGATCGACCACGGCAAGCCCATGAAGGAGCAGATCGAGACATTGAAGCTGCCGCCGGTCGCGCTGGTGGCGAGCCTCACCTTCACAGACCAGCACTACAAATCGATCGCCGAGTTCATGGCGCCGCAGGGCCGGTACGGCCTGATCGACGATCCTCCGGAGTTCACCATGAGCACGTTCAAGGGCAAGGCGATCTCGGTGCACTGGGAATCGATGTTCACGCGGTCCTCGTTCCAGACGCCCGACATGATCGCGCAGCATCATCTGCTCAACGACGTCGCCGACCTCATCGACAAGGGCGTGCTGCGCACCACGCTCGATCAGACTTTTGGGACAATCAATGCGGCCAACCTCAAGCGCGCGCATGCGCTGCTCGAGAGCGGCAAGTCTCGCGGCAAGATCGTGCTGGAGGGATGGTAA
- a CDS encoding DUF1330 domain-containing protein → MTAYVISEVEMRDLDGFEAYRALAAKTIAQYGGRYLVRGGKAELAEGNLPAMAIVVVEFPSMATLKEWYASAEYAEALKIRAGALERRLLFVEGAA, encoded by the coding sequence ATGACCGCGTATGTGATTTCTGAAGTCGAGATGCGCGATCTCGATGGATTCGAAGCCTATCGCGCGCTGGCCGCGAAGACGATCGCGCAGTATGGCGGGCGCTATCTCGTCCGCGGCGGCAAGGCTGAGCTCGCGGAAGGCAACCTTCCGGCGATGGCCATCGTCGTCGTCGAGTTCCCGTCGATGGCGACGCTGAAGGAATGGTACGCTTCGGCGGAATATGCCGAGGCATTGAAGATCCGCGCCGGCGCGCTGGAGCGGCGACTGCTGTTTGTCGAAGGCGCGGCTTGA
- the rplQ gene encoding 50S ribosomal protein L17 codes for MRHGKVHRKLNRTAEHRRAMFANMAAALIKHEQIVTTLPKAKELRPIVEKLVTLGKKGGLSMRRQAISEMRDKDQVKKLFDVLATRYKDRQGGYTRIIKAGFRYGDNAAMAVIEFVDRDVDAKGQDSGPVQETEAEAA; via the coding sequence ATGCGTCACGGCAAGGTTCATCGGAAACTCAACCGCACGGCCGAGCATCGCCGCGCGATGTTCGCCAACATGGCGGCCGCGCTGATCAAGCACGAGCAGATCGTCACCACGCTGCCCAAGGCCAAGGAGCTTCGCCCGATCGTGGAGAAGCTCGTCACCCTCGGCAAGAAGGGCGGCCTCTCCATGCGCCGCCAGGCCATCTCCGAGATGCGCGACAAGGACCAGGTCAAGAAGCTGTTCGACGTGCTCGCGACCCGCTACAAGGATCGCCAGGGCGGCTACACCCGCATCATCAAGGCCGGCTTCCGCTACGGCGACAACGCCGCGATGGCCGTGATCGAATTCGTCGATCGCGACGTCGATGCCAAGGGCCAGGACTCCGGTCCGGTGCAGGAGACGGAAGCCGAGGCGGCGTAA
- a CDS encoding DNA-directed RNA polymerase subunit alpha, whose product MGETVTIQKNWQELIRPNKLQVTAGSDSNRFATIVAEPLERGFGQTLGNALRRILLSSLQGAAVQSVHIDGVLHEFSSIAGVREDVTDIVLNIKDISIKMQGEGPKRMVVKKQGPGVVTAGDIQTVGDVVVLNPDLQICTLDEGAEIRMEFTVSTGKGYVPAERNRPEDAPIGLIPVDSLYSPVRKVSYKVENTREGQILDYDKLTMTIETNGAISPDDSVAYAARILQDQLNVFVNFEEPRKEVAQEIIPDLAFNPAFLKKVDELELSVRSANCLKNDNIVYIGDLVQKSEAEMLRTPNFGRKSLNEIKEVLAQMGLHLGMEVPGWPPENIDELAKRFEDHY is encoded by the coding sequence ATGGGTGAAACAGTGACGATCCAGAAAAATTGGCAAGAACTGATTCGACCGAACAAGCTCCAGGTCACGGCCGGCAGCGATTCGAACCGATTCGCGACCATCGTCGCCGAGCCGCTCGAGCGCGGCTTCGGCCAAACCCTCGGCAACGCGCTGCGCCGCATCCTGCTCTCCTCGCTCCAGGGAGCGGCGGTGCAGTCGGTTCACATCGACGGCGTGCTGCACGAGTTCTCCTCGATCGCGGGCGTCCGTGAGGACGTCACCGACATCGTGCTCAACATCAAGGACATCTCGATCAAGATGCAGGGCGAAGGCCCCAAGCGCATGGTCGTGAAGAAGCAGGGCCCGGGCGTCGTCACCGCCGGCGACATCCAGACCGTTGGCGACGTCGTGGTGCTCAACCCCGACCTGCAGATCTGCACGCTCGACGAGGGCGCCGAGATCCGCATGGAATTCACTGTCTCGACCGGCAAGGGCTACGTGCCCGCCGAGCGCAACCGTCCCGAGGACGCGCCGATCGGCCTGATCCCGGTCGACAGCCTGTACTCGCCGGTTCGCAAGGTCTCCTACAAGGTCGAGAACACCCGCGAGGGCCAGATCCTCGACTACGACAAGCTGACCATGACGATCGAGACCAACGGCGCGATCTCGCCGGATGACTCGGTGGCTTACGCCGCTCGCATCCTGCAGGATCAGCTCAACGTGTTCGTCAACTTCGAAGAGCCGCGCAAGGAAGTCGCCCAGGAGATCATCCCGGACCTCGCCTTCAACCCGGCCTTCCTCAAGAAGGTGGACGAGCTCGAGCTGTCGGTGCGTTCGGCCAACTGCCTGAAGAACGACAACATCGTCTACATCGGCGACCTCGTTCAGAAGAGCGAAGCCGAAATGCTCCGCACTCCGAACTTCGGCCGCAAGTCGCTGAACGAGATCAAGGAAGTGCTGGCCCAGATGGGTCTGCATCTCGGCATGGAAGTGCCGGGCTGGCCGCCGGAGAACATTGACGAGCTCGCCAAGCGCTTCGAGGATCATTACTGA